The Nicotiana tabacum cultivar K326 chromosome 14, ASM71507v2, whole genome shotgun sequence genome contains a region encoding:
- the LOC107828724 gene encoding uncharacterized protein LOC107828724, with amino-acid sequence MPVHMLSVLDPPNSILGHLHKTFARFFWSTKEEGRSRHWASWQNLFLPKEEGALGFRSLNDVSRALFAKLWWRFRTTKSLWSNFMWNKYCKKEPPTVVHFRGGSHVWRQMLNAREEVEHEIEVAELRQGETWDDQLLDQTFNEEIAEHIRLNVHYEGSEGYWDKPYWMPTPSGKFSVSSAWQILRHRVDPNQEFKLMWIKGYKPILITTRVTSQLPCHGWYKCNTDGASKGNPGPSSLGICVRDDEGDVVYSRVVNLGVKTNVVAEANAILQGLEYCVEYNFQPLILENDSLVMKKAIEGE; translated from the exons ATGCCAGTTCACATGTTATCAGTCCTTGATCCACCAAACAGCATCTTGGGGCATCTACATAAGACTTTTGCTAGGTTCTTTTGGAGCACAAAGGAAGAAGGGAGAAGCAGACACTGGGCTTCATGGCAAAATCTTTTCCTTCCTAAAGAGGAAGGGGCGCTAGGTTTTAGGTCCTTAAATGATGTCTCAAGGGCACTGTTTGCTAAACTATGGTGgaggtttaggaccacaaaatctTTGTGGTCTAATTTCATGTGGAATAAGTATTGCAAGAAGGAGCCACCAACCGTGGTGCATTTTAGGGGAGGGTCTCATGTTTGGAGACAAATGCTGAATGCTAGggaagaagtagaacatgagatc GAGGTGGCAGAACTGCGGCAAGGGGAAACATGGGATGATCAGCTGCTAGATCAAACTTTCAATGAGGAAATTGCAGAACATATAAGGCTAAATGTGCACTATGAAGGCAGTGAGGGATATTGGGATAAGCCATACTGGATGCCAACTCCTTCAGGCAAGTTCAGTGTTAGCAGTGCTTGGCAAATATTAAGGCATAGGGTAGATCCTAATCAGGAATTCAAGTTAATGTGGATTAAAG GATATAAACCTATATTGATCACTACAAGAGTAACATCGCAGCTTCCTTGTCATGGTTGGTACAAATGTAATACTGATGGAGCTTCAAAGGGCAATCCTGGACCTAGCTCCCTAGGCATTTGTGTGAGGGATGATGAAGGTGATGTGGTGTATTCTAGGGTAGTAAACCTGGGAGTGAAAACTAATGTGGTGGCTGAAGCTAATGCTATTCTTCAAGGGTTGGAATATTGTGTGGAGTATAATTTTCAACCTCTCATACTGGAGAATGATTCATTAGTGATGAAGAAGGCGATAGAAGGGGAATGA